Sequence from the Rhodococcus jostii RHA1 genome:
CGGCCCCGGCGGCCGATCCCCAGGGTTAACCGGAACTCGTGAAGAACGGGAGCGCGACCTCGCCGTATCCATGCTAACTTGGAAATTCCAAGTTAGCGAGAGGCAAGGAAGCCATGTCTGCACAACACGGAGTTCACGCAGTCGAGAATTTCTGGGCCCGGGTGTGGCAGTCACCCCAGGACCCCCATGCGATCGACGAGCTCGTCGTCGACGACTTCGTCATCGTCACCGGTGGAGAGGCGATCCGCGGCCGGGACGCCTTCAAGGAATGGGTGCTGAAGTTTCAGTCGACCGTCGAGGACCTGGAGTTCATCCCCGTCGAAACGTTCCAGAACGAGGACGGTTCCCGCGTCGCGTCGCTGTGGGAGATGACCGGCCGCAATCGCGGATTCATGGGCACCGAGCCCGACGGGCAACCCATTCACCTGACGGGCACCGCGGTGTGGAACGTCCGCGCCGACGGGATGCTCGAATCCAACCGCGTCGAGCGCAATGCCTGGGAGCTGCACCGGCGGCTGACGGCCTAGGCGCTTCGCGCCCGTGCGTGGTTAACGAGTGCAGAGACTCGTTAACCACGCACGGGCGGCGGAGCCGCCTACCTGGCTGCAGCGATGCGGGCCTCGGCGACGGCGTCGGCTGCGGCGCCGGCGAGGATGCCGTCCCGCTTCGCGACGTCGAGGATCTGTACGACGGTGGCGAAGATCTTCTCGACCTGCGCGCGGACGTCGTCGGCGGACGTGCCGAGCCGCTCGCCTGCGACCTGGATGAGTCCGCCGCCGTTGGCGACGTAGTCGGGAACCCAGGTGATGCCGCGTTCGCCGAGGTCGTGCTCGACCGCGGGGTGGGCGAGCTGGTTGTTCGCGGCCCCGCAGATCACCTGGGCGGTGATCGCGGCGACGGACTCGTCGGTGAGCGTGGCGCCCATCGCGCAGGGTGCGTAGACGTCGAGTTCCTGGCCGATGACGCTGGACGCGATCTTGACCTCGGGGAAGTCGCGGGCCACCCGGTCGAGTGCGGCGGCGTTGACGTCGGTGGCGACCACCGACGCGCCGTCGGCGAGCAGAAGCTTGATCAGCTGGTAGCCGACCTTGCCGGTGCCCTCGACGCCGACGGTACGGCCGGCGAGGCTCGCGGTGCCCCACTTGGCCTGGGCGGCGGCGCGCATGCCCTGGAACACGCCGAGGGCGGTCATCGGGGCGCTGTCGCCGGACCCGCCGGCGGACGTGTTGCGTCCGACGACGTAGTCGGTGGCGCGGCCCATCACGTCGAGGTCGTCGGAGTTGGTGCCCACGTCGCCGGCGGTGATGTACCGGCCGCCGAGTGTCTGAACGAACCGGGCGTACGCCTCGAGCAGCGCCTCCGACTTTCCGGTGGCCGGGTCGCCGATGATGACGGCCTTACCGCCGCCGAGGTCGACTCCGGCGATCGCCGACTTGTAGGTCATGCCCCGCGACAGGCGCAGGACGTCCTTGAGGGCGGCGGCTTCGTCGGCGTACGGGTAGAAGCGGGTTCCGCCGAGAGCCGGCCCGAGGGTGGTGTCGTGGATCGCGACGATCGCCTTGAGTCCGGTGGCGGGGTCCTGGAAGAACGTCACCTGCTCGTGGGCGGTGTCGGTGGGGAAATCGGTGCGCTCGAACACTCCAGCGTTTTCGGGCTGTGCGGTGTCGTGACGTTCCGCGGTGAGAGTCATGTCTTCTCAGGACCTTTCCGGAGTGGTGGCAATCGTGATGGTGGAGGTGTCGACGCCGAGTTCGGCGAGACGCTGGAGGTAGACGGTGACGTTGCGCAGTTTCACGTCCTCGTAGCCCCGGACGAGGTCGGGGGTCGCGGCGATCAGCGTTGCGGTGTCGTAGGTGTCGGCGGAGAGGTCGGCGACGAGGCGGGTCACCGTGGTCTCGTAGTGTGCGAGCAGCTGACGCTCGAGGCGACGGACCTTGGCGTAGCCGAAGGGGTCGAACGCGGTGCCGCGCAGGAACTTCGCCTTGGCGAGCGTCTTGAGCGCGACGTGCGAGCGGGGGCCGAATCCGATCTTGGTCTTGCGGCCCATGGCCTTGAGGACGGGCGGGTGCAGCTTGTAGGTGAGCTTGCCCGCGCCGGGGACCTCGCCGGCGGCGGCGTCGAGGAACGCCTGGTCGGTGAGCATCCGGGCCACCTCGTATTCGTCCTTGTAGGCGGTGAGCTTGTGCAGGCCGGCGGCGACGGCCTCGCTGAACTCGGTCCGGCTGCCCAGCTCGCGTTCGGCGTCCCATGCCTGCTGCACCAGGGCGATGTAGCGGGCGGCGACGCGGTCGCCCTGGAAGGCAACGAGGTTCGCGGCGCGGCGTTCGGTGAGCTCGAGCGTCGTGCCGTCCAGGGTGGATCCGGCGAACAGGTGCGTCGGGACGACGGTGTCGCTGCGCTGCGGCACGGCGGCCGAGCTGGTGGCGGCGAGGAAGGCTTCCCGGTCGGCGACGGCGACGCGTCCCCAGTGGAACGCGGCCTTGTTGGACTCGACGGCCACGCCGTTGATCTCGAGGGCCTCCTCGATGAACCGGGCGGGGACGGGCAGTCCGCCGGCCTGGTAGGCCGCGCCGACCAGCAGGAAGTTGGCGGCGGCCGTGCTGCCGAACAGTGCGGTGGCGGCGGCGAGCCCGTCGATCGCGGTCAGTTCGCGGGCTGAGACGTCGAGACGCTCGAGCAGCTTGTCCTCGTCCGGGTAGCGGACGGCGGGGTCGTAGACCATGTCGCCGGTCGGGGTCTGGCTGGTCGACGCGACGGTGATGGTGCGCTCGGAGCTGCCGAAGCCGGCGTACTTGGCGTCGGCCGCCGTCAGCAGGTCGAATGCGAGGACGCAGTCGGCGGTCGCGGGGCTGATCCGGTTGGACGGCGCCGAGCTTCCCGACCGCGTCTTCTGATCGCTGAGCCGCAGGTGCGACGTGACGGGCCCGGCCTTCTGGCTGAGACCGGTCTGGTCGAGTCCCTCGACGTGCAGCCCGGCGCGCAGCGCGGCCATGCCGAGCACCTGGTTGACGGTGACGATGCCGGTACCACCGACGCCGGCCATGAACAGGTTGTGCGTTCCGGTCCACACGGCGGGGTCGGGGTCGCCGACCTCCGGCGGAACCGGGATCTCGCGCAACGTCTTCGGTGCGCCTTCCTCGGGCAGCTCGACCGTCACGAACGACGGGCAGTCGCCCTCGAGGCAGGAGTAGTCGGTGTTGCAGCTGGTCTGGTCGATCTTGGTCTTGCGGCCGAATTCGGTGTCGACGGGCTGCACGGACAGGCAGTTGGACTTGACGCCGCAGTCGCCGCAACCCTCGCAGACGGCCTCGTTGATGACGACGCGGGTGCGGCGGGCGGGCAGCTTGCCGCGCTTGCGCTTGCGGCGGGCCTCGGCGGCGCACTGCTGGTCGAAGATCAGCACGGTGACGCCCTCGATGTCGCGGAGGACGCGCTGCGCCTCGTCGAGGCGGGTCCGGTCCCACAGCAGCGTGTTGGCGGCGAAGTGGGCGCCCTTGTGCCGCTTGGGATCCTCGGCGCACACGATGATCTGCTTGACACCCTCGGACGCCAGCTTGTGGGTCAGCTGAGGCACGGTCAGCCCGGCCTCGGCGTCCTGCGCGCCGGTCATCGCGACGGCGGAGTTGTAGAGCACCTTGTACGTGATGTTGACGCCGGCGGCGACGCATGCCTGCACGGCGAGCTGGCCGGAGTGGAAGTAGGTGCCGTCGCCGACGTTCTGGAACATGTGCTTGACGTCGCTGAACGGGGCCTGCCCGATCCACTGCGCGCCCTCACCGCCCATCTGGGTGAGCATCGTGACGGCGCTGTCGGTGCGGCCGGACATCGTGACCAGAGTGTGGCAGCCGATGCCGCCACCCGCGATCGATCCCTCGGGCACCGCGGTGGAGCGGTTGTGCGGGCAGCCGGAGCAGAAGTACGGGGTGCGCGACGTCGGCAGGACGGTCAGCTCGAGACGCGGCGGCGGGGCCGGTGTCAGCGCGACCCGGTCCTTGAGGACGCGGCGCAGCGGTCCGGTGAGCCGGGCGGCGGTCAGTTCGCCGTCGACGGGGATCAGGTTCTTGCCCTGCGCGTTCTTCTTCCCCAGCACGGCGGGCGCGCTGGCGCCGCCGTAGAGGATGTCCTTGAGCTGCGACTCGACGAACGGCATCTTCTCCTCGACGACGAGGACCTGCTCGACGCCGTCGGCGAGTTCGCGAACCTTGTCGGCGCCCAGCGGGTAGGGCATGCCGACGCGGAGGATGCGGATGCCGGCGTCCTCGAGCTGGGAGTCGCCGAGCCCGAGGTCGAGCAGGGCCTGGCGCAGCGAGTCGTAGGCGGTGCCGACGGCGGCGATGCCCAGCCACGCGCTGCGCGGGTTCACCTCGATCTTGTCGATCTCGTTGGCGGCGTTGAACGCCTCGACCATCGCCCAGCGCGGCCCGTACAGGTCGGCCTCGGCGTAGACGCTGTCGGGCGGGGACGCGAGCACGCGCTGCCGGTACGACCACGGCTTGCCGTTCCACTCGATCTCGGGGAGCACGATGTCGAGGTCGGCGAAGTTGCGGTCGAGGGTCCAGAGTCCGTCGGCCACGTCGGCGACGATCTTCATGCCCGACCAGCAGCCGGAGATCCGCGACAGCGCCACGCCGTAGAGGCCGAACGTGATGACCTCCTCGGCGTTGCGCGGGAAGAACACGGGCATGCCCATCGCGGCCATGGACCGCTCACTGGCGCAGGGGATGGTGGAGGACTTGGCGTTGGGGTCGTCGCCGACGAGGACGAGGACGCCGCCGCGGGCGTTCGCGCCGTACATGGCGGCGTGCCGGATGGAGTCGCTGGCGCGGTCGAGGCCGGGGCCCTTGCCGTACCAGACGCCGACGACGCCGTCGTGGGTGCGCTCGCCCTGCGGGAGGTCGACCTGGCTGCCCCAGACGGAGGTCGCGGCGAGTTCCTCGTTCATGCCGGGCACGAACTTCACGTCGTGGTCGGTGCTCAACGTGGGGATGGCGGCGATGGTGCGGTCGAGGCCGGCGAGGGGGCTGCCCTGGTAGCCGGAGACGAACGTCGCGACGTTCAGTCCCGCGCGGCGGTCGCGTTCGTGCTGCTCCACCAGCTGGCGGGCGATGGCCTGGACACCGGTCATCAACACCGGGCCCGAGTCGGCCCGGTATCGGTCGGCGAGATCAAAGGATGCTGCACTGGTGCGAGCGTCGTCTAGCTGAGTCATCTGCGATTCCCGATCCGTCGCGTTGAGCATTTCGTGAGCTTGATCCTGTATCTGGTCTAAGATTTGGTCAACGCAAATCGGATCAACTGATCAGTTCACGCAACAGGTGACGGTCGTCACTCCTCGGAGGTACCAAAGTGCTCAGCATCGACAAGCTCGACGTGCAGTTGCTCGGACTGCTCGGCCAGGACTCACGCATGAGCGTGGCCGAACTCGCCAACTCGCTGGGCGTCGCCCGCAACACCGTGCAGTCCCGGATGAAGCGCATGGAGACCAGCGGACTACTCACCGGCTTCCGCCCCAACCTCGACCTCGCCGAGGTCGGGATTCCCATCCAGGCGTTCGTCGGGCTCGAACTCGAACAGGGCAAGCTCACCGCCGTCGGCAACCGCCTCGTCGACCTGCCGGAGGTCATCGAGATCCACGCGACCACCGGCCGCGAAGACCTGCTGGTGCGGGTGGCCACGTCCACGCACGCGGAACTTCAGAAGTTGCTCGAGAAGATCGCGAACCTGCCCGGCATCACGCACTCGACCACCACGATCGCGCTGACCAGCCCGCTGCCGTACCGGATTCAGCCGCTGCTCGAGCACCTCACCGACGACTCCGGGTGGGGCCGGTCCACGGCACTGCCCCGTTCACAGCGCTAGCACCGGTGCAGTAGTTTCAGACCATGAGTGAGAGTCAGGGACGGATCGCGTTCATCCAGGCCACGTGGCACCGCAACATCGTCGATCGCGCACGCGAGGGCTTCACCGACGAGGTGACCACGCTGGGGTATTCGAAGGACGAACTGGACTTCTTCGAGGTGCCGGGCGCGTTCGAGATCCCGCTGCACGCACGCCGCCTCGCCCTCACCGGGCGTTACGACGCCATCGTCGCCGCTGCGCTCGTCGTGGACGGTGGCATCTACCGGCACGAGTTCGTCGCGACCGCGGTGATCGACGGCCTCATGCGCGTGCAACTCGACACGGACGTGCCGGTGTTCTCGGTTGTGCTGACGCCGCACCACTTCCACGAGCACGACGAGCACCTCAACTACTTCCACGACCACTTCGTGAAGAAGGGCGCCGAGGCCGCTCGCGCCTGCGTCGCCACCGTCACGTCGCTGAAGTCGCTGCCGACCGCGAACTGAGATTCGCCCACTCCGAACCGCAACGAGAAACCACCGTCAGTACGGACTGACGGTGGTTTCCTCGTGTTATCGGTCCTTCGCGTGCCGGTGCTGGACGTAGAGGAGCCAGAACACCGGTGCGCCGACGACGGCGAGGATCGTCGCGAACACCCGCAGCCCGACGTTCCCTTCGCCGAAGGGGGCGATCATGAGGACAATCGTGCAGACGACGGCGCCGAGGAGTTGCCAGTGCGCGCCGAAGAAGCCTGCGACCATCGCCCATGCGTTGCGGGCGACGATGCGCGCCGGCGACTCGGGCTCCGGTGGGGGCGGCGGGGACGGGGCCACCGCAACCGTCGAGTTACGCGCGGCGGCCACCAGTTTCGGGGCGTGGGCGCCGACTGGCGGGGTTTCGCCGTCGGGCTCGCACCGGAACAGGGCGATGCCCACCGTGTCCGCGTAGTCGACGGCCTCGTCGGTGTATCCCGGGCCGGAGAAGTACAGGAGTTTCCGGGCGTGGCTGGTTCCGCGGGTGCCGTAGAGGTTCGCGAGGTCTGACTTGCCTGCACTGCCGCCACGCCACTTCACCTGCGCGTACGCGCGTGACGAGTAGACGTCGATGCCGCCGTCCGCGCCTCCGAGTAGCGCTGTGGCGTCGCCGTAGCCGAGCTTCTGCATCTGCTCGGCGGCGTTGATTTCGGCTTCAGCCGCCGTGCGTATGCGTGCCATGCCTCACTCCCCCAGATCGAACCAGTCTTTCCCCTCGAAGGTACCCGCAGATCCGGTCAAACCAGCTATCGGCCGGTGAACGTCACACCGGCGCCACCGAATTGCAACACACTGCAACTCTTCCCGCCCCCGGCCGCGCGACCGTACCGTTGCCCGAATCAGCACATTCACAATGTAGTGAGGGCGGATTCATGAGGGCAGCACGCTTCCACGGCCGACGCGACATCCGGATCGACGACATCCCGGAGCCTGAATTGCGGCCGGGCGCCGTGAAACTCCGGGTCGCGTGGTGCGGCATCTGCGGCACCGACCTCCACGAGTATCTGGAGGGCCCGATCTTCATCTCCCCGCCGGGGCATCCGCATCCGCTGTCGCACGAGAACGCGCCGGTGACGATGGGCCACGAGTTCTCCGGGACGGTCGAGGAGGTCGGTGAGGGCGTCACCGATGTCGCCGTGGGTGACAACGTGGTGGTGGAGCCGTACTTCGTGTGCAACGAGTGCGCGTCCTGCAAGGCAGGCAACTACCACCTGTGTACGAAGATGGGTTTCATCGGATTGGCCGGTGGCGGAGGCGGACTCAGCGAGAAGGTGGTGGTCGACCGCCGGTGGGTGCACAAGATCGGCGACATCCCGCTCGACGAGGCGGCCCTGATCGAACCGCTGAGCGTCGCGCATCATGCGGTCGTCCGCAGCGGGGCCAAGGCCGGTGATGTCGCGCTCGTCGGCGGCGCGGGGCCGATCGGACTCCTGGTGGCCGCGGTCCTGAAGGGCCTGGGTGTCACCACGATCGTCGCGGAACTCAGCGACGCCCGGAAGCAGAAGGCCCTGTCCAGCGGGGTCGCGCATCACGTGATCGACCCGTCGTCGGAGGACGTGAGGGCCCGGGTGCTCGAGCTGACCGACGGTGTCGGCGCCGACCTCGGGTTCGAGTGCGCCGGGGTCAACGCTGTCCTCGACACCCTCCTCGACGCCGTCCGGCCCGCAGCGGTTGTGGTGAACGTGTCGATCTGGGGAAAGCCCGCGACGGTCGACATGCAGAAGCTCGTCCTCAAGGAGATCGACCTGCGCGGCACCATCGCCTACGTCCGCGATCACGAGGCGGTGATCGAGCTGGTGCGCCGCGGCGTGATCGACCTGGCCCCGTTCATCACCGGCCGGATCGAACTCGACAACCTGGTCTCCGAGGGCCTCACGACGTTGATCGAGCACAACGACACGGCGGTGAAGATCCTGGTCCGGGCGTGACCGTCAGTCGGGTTCGTCCGTCGACGGTGTCACCGCCCTGGCCTTGAGCGCCAGCCACAGCTCCATGCGATCGTCGGCCTGGTCGAGGTTCCGCCCGGTCAGCGCCGCGATCTTGTCGATCCGGTTCCGGACGGTGTTGCGGTGCACGGAGAGGGCGGCCGCCGCGGGGTCCCAGGCCCCGTTGGCTCGCAGCCATTCCTCGAGCGTTCGCTGGAGTTCGACGCGTTCGCGCGGCTCGAGCTGATCGAGGGGTGCGAGGACAGCGGTCGAGAAGCCGCTGAGCACGTCAGCCGAGCCGAGTCGCAGCAGCAACTGCACCGTCTCGCCCTCCTTGGCGTCGACGGCGCGGCCCAGGCGGGCACTGACGGCGACGAGGGATCGCGCCTGCATCGCCGACACGGCCAGCGCGTCCACCGGAACCAGGGCGCCGATCCCGATGGCGCATCCCTCCGCGACGCCCGACAGCAGGTCCGCGAGCCCGGCGACCTCGGGGTGCGCGATCTCGATGTCCGAATTGCGCTGTCTCAGGACGGAATCCGGAAGGACCGAACCGATCCGGACGGTGAGGTCGGCCAGCGCCTCGGGAGTGGAGCGCACGACGGCGATCTGCAGGGGATCGCGGGACAGCCCGATGCCGGCCGCGATCTGATGTGCGCGCTCCCGCCGGAGTCCGGGTCTGAGCAGCTGCGCCAGCGCCGCCGCCCGCCGCTGCCGCTCCGGTTCGCCGGCCACGTGGCGGCGTTCGAGTTCGAGCGACAGCAGCGAGACGAGAACATTGGACGCGTGCCGCAGCGCGCTGTCCGCCGACCGCTCGAGCACGACGAACGCGAGCGGGTTCTCGATGCGCACGGGGTGCAGTTCGAGTTGCCGCCGACCGGCGCCGCCGAACGCCGTCCAGCCCTTCGCGCGGGTGGTGTAGCGACCCACCTGGTCCTGAGCGTCCTGCAGGAACGCCGCATCGACGCCGTCGGAGAGTTGGACCACCCCGCCCGACGCGTCCAGCACCGCGCAGAGGGAGCCGCTGACGGACCGCCACGTGTCGAGCAGTCCGCTCAGGGGCGACGGTCCGGCCGCGACCGCGGTGAGTTGATAGCTCAGTTCGATGGCGTCCTCGAGGGCGCGCTTCTCCTCCTCGGCGATCCGGGAGAAGATCCATTTGGTGATGGCGATGAACGGCACCGAGTCGGGGGCGATGAGCAGCGGGACACCGAATTCACGCGCCGCCGCGACGAGGGGCGCCGGTGGCGCCTGGTAGGGCAGCCCGTGCCCCAGACCGAGGCACAGTGCGGCGACCCCGCCCGCGACGCAGTCCCGGACGTAGTCGCGGCATCCGGATTCGGTGGTGGGAAGCATCAGGCCGACGGTCATCAGCAACTCGCCGCCCTGCAGCCAGTCCCGCGGACGCGTCAGTTCGGACACGTGCGCTGCGGTGATGGGGTTGTCGACTCCCGCCGTCCCGCTCATCGACGTGAGCCGCAGCGTGGGGGCGGACAGGACGTCCTGGACGGTGATCACCGGCGACCTCTTGTACGAATTGCCCAACCGTAATAGACGAACTGTACATCTCGCCTCTGGTGCCGGGGCGGCGAAGTGCGCAGAGTGGTGATCAGAGCCACAGCACCTCCTAGGAGTTTCAGTGTCAGATCACCCCGGCGACACCGCCGCGACCCTCGGTGGCACCATCGAGACCCGCTCGATCGACTACGTCCCCGAGGACGAACGTCACGGGAAGGTCCGCGACCAGGGCCCCTTCTGGTTCGTCGGAAACTTCCAGCCCTTCACGGTGGCCATCGGCTTCGTCGGCCCCGCCCTCGGCCTGTCGCTGGGCTGGACGGTTGTCGCGGGCATTCTCGGCATCTTCTTCGGAACGTTGTTCATGGCGTTCCACGCGTCGCAGGGACCGGTTCTCGGACTCCCGCAGATGGTGCAGTCCCGCGCGCAGTTCGGCTATCGCGGTGTCGTCCTCGCGCTCTTCGGGACGTTGTTCACGTACGTCGGGTTCAACGTCGTGGACGTCGTCATCATCAAGGCGGGCCTGCACAGCATCTTCGGGTGGAACGCGGCCGTCATCGCCGTCGTCATCACCGCGGTCGCCACTCTGCTCGCGATCTACGGTCACGATCTGCTGCACCTGTCGTTCCGTGTGCTGTTCTGGCTGTCGCTGCCGCTGTGGGCCATCCTCACGTGGGGTGTCGTGTTCGGGCACGCAGGCGGCGACGCGGGCGCGGCGACCGGCGGGTTCACCCTGCTGGCGTTCATCGCCCAGTTCAGTGTCGCGGCCTCCTACAACATCACCTACGCGCCGTACGTGTCGGACTACTCGCGGTACCTGCCGCGCAACACGCGGACGTCGGCCATCGTGTCGGCCGTGTTCCTCGGCGCCTCCGCGTCGCCGGTCTGGCTGATCCCGGTGGGTGCGTGGATGGCCACCCGGCTCGGAGCCACGGATGCGCTCGCCGGCATCCACGACGCCGGCAACTCGGTGGTCCCGTTCCTCGGCAGTGCGCTCGCCCTCGTCGCGACGCTCGTGCTGGTGGCCACCATGGGCCTGAACGCGTACAGCGGCATGCTCACCGTGATCACCGGCATCGACTCCTTCCGGAAGGTGACCCCGTCCCGCCGGATCCGGGTGGTGACCGTCCTCGCGCTGGCCGCGGTCTGGCTGGTGCTGAGCCTGCTGTTCACCGATTCGACGACCGTCCTGAACACGACGCTGCTGATCATGCTGTACCTCCTCGTGCCGTGGACCGCCGTCAATCTCACCGACTTCTTCTTCGTACGCCGCGGGCACTACGCCATCACCGACCTGTTCACGCCGGACGGGCTGTACGGAATGTGGTCGTGGCGGGGCATGACGGCCTTCTTCGCCGGCATCGTCGCGTCCGTTCCGTTCATGGTGCTGCCGTTCTACGTCGGACCGATCGCCGCGGCCCTCGGTGACGTCGACGTCGCGTTCGCGGTCGGACTCGCCGTGTCGGGGATCGTGTACTGGGTCCTGTCCCGGTCGCTGGACCTCGACACCGAGGAACGGTTCATCGAAGACAGCGAAGCCGCACTGGCAGTCGAGGAGACCCCCGCTCATGGCTGACACGACGACGGCAGACGTCCAGCACGCGATCGACGCGCTGATCCGGGCATTCGGCGAGCACGACACGACCGCCTACTTCGAGGCGTTCAGCCCGGACGCGACGTTCGTCTTCTACACCCACCCGGTGCCGCTGCCCAGTCGCGAGGCCTACCGCGACCTGTGGACCGAGTGGGAGTCGGACGGGTTCCGCGTCCTCGCGTGCCTTTCCAGCGAGCAGAACGTCACGTTCCCGGCCCCGGATGTCGCGGTGCTGACGCATCGGGTCGGCACCACCGTGCGGGATTCGACGGGAACGGTCGAGCTCGACGAACGGGAGACGATCCTGTTTCGGCGGCGCGAGGACTCGGGCTGGATCGCCGTCCACGAGCACTTGTCGCCCCAGTCGATCACAGCCTGATAGCTGACAGATAGCTGGCCCGAGGTGGACCGCGTCACATCAGGATCCCGTGGAGTTGCGGAGGCAGACTCCTGACGGTGTACTGGTCAGTAAACCTGCCCGGCTCGGCCTATCGCGAAGGTGCACAGATGACGGACGAACGGCCCGGCAAGAATCAGACCCCACCGGACAAGGCGACGCGACCGACACCGAAGGAGGCGACCCCGGACGTCTCCAAGACCGATCTCGCGGCCGTCGTCGACGCGCTCACCGCGACGAACGAGAAGAATTTCGACTTCTGACCTCGCGCCTCAGGCCCGCTCCCGGTGCGGCACGAACTCGAACGTCAGGCACGCGAACGCCACGGGCAGCAGGTAGCGGAAACGCAGGAGGACGTATCGCCGGTTCCCCGTGGAATGGAACTTGCCGAGGTAGCGGTACAGCGACTCGAGCGAGATCAGCACGTCGCCGAGGTGCAGGACACGGCGGAAGAGCCGCGCCCCCGCGCCGGGTGCGTCGGGGGCGAGGAGTTCGGGGAACGCCGCGAACGACAGCGAGACGTATCGCGCACCGGTGTGCTCCGCGTACCGGATGACGTCGACGGTCATGCGTTCGTCGGTGCCGTTCGGCGCGCCGTCGCCGCGCCACGGAACGTCGAGACTCAGTTCGCGGGCGGAATCGGCGGTGCCGTAACGCTGGAAGGCGATGGCCCGCCCGGTGGAGTCGCGCGCGATGACGAGCAGAATGCCGGGGAGTGCGCCGTCCAGCAGGTGGTCGAGGATCATCGAGAACCCGCGGCGCTGATGTCCGGCGCGGGCGACCTCGACGATGTCCGACAACTCCCGGCGCGTCGGTTCGTCGAGCGCGGCTTCCGGGACGATCTCGGTGGTGAGCCCGGCGTTGTGGGTGCGCTGCACGGCCTGCCGGAGGTTGCGGAACTTCCTGCCGTGCAGGGTGAAGTGTCCGACGTCGATCACCACGTCACGGCCGATCGGGACCGCCGACAACGGCTTTCGGGTGTCGCCGCCGAACCCCCACAACCGGGCGACGCGCTCCCCCGCTCCGAGCACGGCGACGCGCCAACCGCGTTCGGCCGCGAACTCGGAGAACTCGTCGAGGAGGGCGCCGAATTCGAGCGCGTTGCCGATGGGATCGCCGGAGACGACCGCGATTCCGGATCGCGCCCGGTAGGCGATTGCCGCGGTGCCCGACGCGTTGAAGTAGTACGACTTCGCCGAATTGAGGGCGAACGGCGACAGCGGATCGTCCGTGGTCTGCTGGATCAGCGAGAAGACGCGGGCACGGTCCTCGGGTTGCGGCACACTGCGCACCGGCAGCATCAGGACGGGTCCGGTGGCCACGAGGAGGAGAAATCCCGGAGTCGAATGTGCGCTCGTGTACGCCACATCTGCGGCGGCCACGAACAGCACCGCCGCCGCCGAATGTGTCGTGGTGACGGGCCGCCGCAGATGCAGTCCCCGGGCCACCAGCAGGACGGCGATTCCGGCCGCGACCATCCACGTGCGAACGGGCCCCGACCGCCCGGCCATCCACATGAGTACGAGGCCGACCACGACGGTTGCGC
This genomic interval carries:
- a CDS encoding bifunctional lysylphosphatidylglycerol flippase/synthetase MprF codes for the protein MQNSKSTPMTVPGLRVYRPESPAARMALVGATVVVGLVLMWMAGRSGPVRTWMVAAGIAVLLVARGLHLRRPVTTTHSAAAVLFVAAADVAYTSAHSTPGFLLLVATGPVLMLPVRSVPQPEDRARVFSLIQQTTDDPLSPFALNSAKSYYFNASGTAAIAYRARSGIAVVSGDPIGNALEFGALLDEFSEFAAERGWRVAVLGAGERVARLWGFGGDTRKPLSAVPIGRDVVIDVGHFTLHGRKFRNLRQAVQRTHNAGLTTEIVPEAALDEPTRRELSDIVEVARAGHQRRGFSMILDHLLDGALPGILLVIARDSTGRAIAFQRYGTADSARELSLDVPWRGDGAPNGTDERMTVDVIRYAEHTGARYVSLSFAAFPELLAPDAPGAGARLFRRVLHLGDVLISLESLYRYLGKFHSTGNRRYVLLRFRYLLPVAFACLTFEFVPHRERA
- a CDS encoding purine-cytosine permease family protein, whose protein sequence is MSDHPGDTAATLGGTIETRSIDYVPEDERHGKVRDQGPFWFVGNFQPFTVAIGFVGPALGLSLGWTVVAGILGIFFGTLFMAFHASQGPVLGLPQMVQSRAQFGYRGVVLALFGTLFTYVGFNVVDVVIIKAGLHSIFGWNAAVIAVVITAVATLLAIYGHDLLHLSFRVLFWLSLPLWAILTWGVVFGHAGGDAGAATGGFTLLAFIAQFSVAASYNITYAPYVSDYSRYLPRNTRTSAIVSAVFLGASASPVWLIPVGAWMATRLGATDALAGIHDAGNSVVPFLGSALALVATLVLVATMGLNAYSGMLTVITGIDSFRKVTPSRRIRVVTVLALAAVWLVLSLLFTDSTTVLNTTLLIMLYLLVPWTAVNLTDFFFVRRGHYAITDLFTPDGLYGMWSWRGMTAFFAGIVASVPFMVLPFYVGPIAAALGDVDVAFAVGLAVSGIVYWVLSRSLDLDTEERFIEDSEAALAVEETPAHG
- a CDS encoding PucR family transcriptional regulator gives rise to the protein MITVQDVLSAPTLRLTSMSGTAGVDNPITAAHVSELTRPRDWLQGGELLMTVGLMLPTTESGCRDYVRDCVAGGVAALCLGLGHGLPYQAPPAPLVAAAREFGVPLLIAPDSVPFIAITKWIFSRIAEEEKRALEDAIELSYQLTAVAAGPSPLSGLLDTWRSVSGSLCAVLDASGGVVQLSDGVDAAFLQDAQDQVGRYTTRAKGWTAFGGAGRRQLELHPVRIENPLAFVVLERSADSALRHASNVLVSLLSLELERRHVAGEPERQRRAAALAQLLRPGLRRERAHQIAAGIGLSRDPLQIAVVRSTPEALADLTVRIGSVLPDSVLRQRNSDIEIAHPEVAGLADLLSGVAEGCAIGIGALVPVDALAVSAMQARSLVAVSARLGRAVDAKEGETVQLLLRLGSADVLSGFSTAVLAPLDQLEPRERVELQRTLEEWLRANGAWDPAAAALSVHRNTVRNRIDKIAALTGRNLDQADDRMELWLALKARAVTPSTDEPD
- a CDS encoding 2,3-butanediol dehydrogenase codes for the protein MRAARFHGRRDIRIDDIPEPELRPGAVKLRVAWCGICGTDLHEYLEGPIFISPPGHPHPLSHENAPVTMGHEFSGTVEEVGEGVTDVAVGDNVVVEPYFVCNECASCKAGNYHLCTKMGFIGLAGGGGGLSEKVVVDRRWVHKIGDIPLDEAALIEPLSVAHHAVVRSGAKAGDVALVGGAGPIGLLVAAVLKGLGVTTIVAELSDARKQKALSSGVAHHVIDPSSEDVRARVLELTDGVGADLGFECAGVNAVLDTLLDAVRPAAVVVNVSIWGKPATVDMQKLVLKEIDLRGTIAYVRDHEAVIELVRRGVIDLAPFITGRIELDNLVSEGLTTLIEHNDTAVKILVRA
- a CDS encoding YybH family protein, which encodes MADTTTADVQHAIDALIRAFGEHDTTAYFEAFSPDATFVFYTHPVPLPSREAYRDLWTEWESDGFRVLACLSSEQNVTFPAPDVAVLTHRVGTTVRDSTGTVELDERETILFRRREDSGWIAVHEHLSPQSITA